Proteins from one methanogenic archaeon mixed culture ISO4-G1 genomic window:
- a CDS encoding diphthine synthase gives MTSELIFVGLGLSGTDGMTVKALHALKECDKIYAEFYTSLLIGTKVEDLEAAIGKKIKVLYRAQVEECDDIIRDALEMRVGFVTAGDTMSATTHVDLRIQAAEAGIPVRLFNGITIFSACPTVFGLQNYKFGRTVTLPFIEQGYHPKSPYDHIMANKKMGLHTMILLDIHADEMRYMTAHEAIEWLMLGEEKWGEGLIDDRTILCVASRVGSPDEKIFAGYPQDLLKMDLGEPLFTLVLPGNLHFMEQYALVKFAGAPEDIIEDE, from the coding sequence ATGACTTCCGAACTCATCTTCGTTGGACTGGGCCTCAGCGGCACCGACGGCATGACCGTCAAGGCGCTCCACGCCCTGAAGGAATGCGACAAGATCTACGCCGAGTTCTACACCTCGCTGCTCATCGGCACCAAGGTGGAGGACCTGGAGGCCGCCATCGGCAAGAAGATCAAGGTCCTCTACAGGGCACAGGTCGAGGAGTGCGACGACATCATCAGGGATGCTCTCGAGATGAGGGTCGGATTCGTGACCGCCGGGGACACCATGTCGGCCACCACCCACGTGGACCTTAGGATCCAGGCTGCGGAAGCAGGGATACCAGTCAGGCTGTTCAACGGCATCACCATCTTCTCCGCATGCCCCACGGTGTTCGGCCTGCAGAACTACAAGTTCGGAAGGACTGTCACATTGCCGTTCATCGAGCAGGGCTACCACCCCAAGTCGCCTTACGACCACATCATGGCGAACAAGAAGATGGGTCTCCACACGATGATTCTCCTGGACATCCATGCCGACGAGATGAGGTACATGACCGCCCATGAGGCGATCGAATGGCTCATGCTCGGGGAGGAGAAGTGGGGTGAGGGACTCATCGACGACAGGACCATCCTGTGCGTCGCATCGAGGGTCGGTTCCCCCGATGAGAAGATCTTCGCCGGCTACCCGCAGGACCTTCTGAAGATGGATCTCGGAGAACCGCTGTTCACGCTCGTTCTTCCCGGGAACCTGCACTTCATGGAGCAGTATGCCCTTGTGAAGTTCGCTGGTGCCCCAGAGGATATCATCGAGGATGAATGA
- a CDS encoding iron ABC transporter ATP-binding protein — protein sequence MDETPLLEVRNLNKIYDNGYHAVRDVSYKLPSGKLVGLIGPNGCGKSTMMRCINKMHSITSGDVLIDGISVLDQNVTEIAKQVANVPAELKNSFGLTVYETVMLGRYPYLRNLWWETNEDESDVIDAMKKFGVDHLQDRQINMLSSGEMQRVLIAKAYVQNPRLMLVDEPTSHLDMKYKLNVMEYLRAMVRQDMTVLVAEHDISLMARYCDLCIIMKKGELVTIGDPKEVITEELVRDVYDVVANVGVDKDGEIYVLPKRFVGNYEL from the coding sequence ATGGATGAAACACCGCTTCTTGAGGTCAGAAACCTCAACAAAATCTACGACAATGGATACCATGCGGTACGCGACGTATCATACAAGCTACCGTCCGGCAAACTCGTCGGATTAATCGGACCGAACGGGTGCGGTAAATCCACAATGATGAGGTGCATCAACAAAATGCACTCTATCACATCCGGTGATGTTCTGATCGATGGTATATCGGTCCTTGACCAGAATGTCACAGAGATTGCAAAACAAGTCGCCAATGTGCCAGCAGAACTGAAAAACAGCTTTGGACTCACCGTTTATGAAACGGTCATGTTAGGCCGCTACCCGTATCTGAGGAACCTTTGGTGGGAGACCAACGAGGATGAATCGGATGTCATCGATGCCATGAAGAAATTTGGTGTCGACCACCTTCAAGATAGGCAGATTAATATGCTCTCATCAGGAGAGATGCAGAGAGTACTGATTGCCAAGGCATATGTTCAGAACCCCAGATTAATGCTGGTCGATGAACCAACATCACACCTTGACATGAAGTACAAACTGAACGTCATGGAATATTTGCGTGCAATGGTACGTCAGGATATGACGGTTCTTGTCGCGGAACACGATATTTCCCTTATGGCAAGATATTGTGATCTCTGCATCATCATGAAGAAAGGAGAGTTAGTGACGATAGGAGATCCGAAAGAGGTCATCACAGAAGAGTTAGTGCGCGATGTCTACGATGTCGTAGCCAATGTGGGCGTGGACAAAGATGGAGAAATATACGTCCTACCAAAAAGATTCGTAGGAAATTACGAACTATGA
- a CDS encoding Met-10+ like protein — protein sequence MVKCVLVPKSDGESVRSRLMSEGILDLGSKIRSEGDSLLIPITCDSFEDFEIVESEMEVQEHKVLDYTEIADVPDELRDSLPSSFDIVGDVAMIKIPEELWDYRSSIGDALIKVNKNIRVVFHDYGVKGDFRIRDLEKIGGEGTSETIHKEFGVRLYTDPSKVYFNPRLSSERSRIANLVKDGETVIDMFAGVAPFGTVIGKLAHPKVIYSIDLNPEAERFARINAEKNHIDCLVPMTGDSSKLIYDLPMADRVIMNLPQIADRFLGFAMDRMNHGAVAHMYKIIERAEFPRFCDGLSEEMEKRGHRIEIHSSQLKTYSPTMSVYSMDVVKL from the coding sequence ATGGTCAAGTGCGTACTGGTACCCAAATCGGACGGGGAATCCGTCCGTTCGCGCCTCATGTCAGAGGGTATTCTGGACCTGGGTTCCAAGATACGCAGCGAGGGCGACAGCCTCCTGATACCAATCACATGCGACTCCTTCGAGGACTTCGAGATCGTCGAATCCGAGATGGAGGTGCAGGAGCACAAGGTCCTGGATTACACGGAGATCGCCGATGTACCAGATGAGCTGAGGGACAGCCTCCCCAGTTCTTTCGACATCGTCGGCGATGTCGCCATGATCAAGATCCCCGAAGAACTGTGGGACTACAGGTCCTCTATCGGGGATGCGCTGATTAAGGTCAACAAGAACATCCGTGTGGTGTTCCACGACTACGGTGTGAAGGGCGACTTCAGGATCAGGGACCTGGAGAAGATAGGCGGAGAGGGGACTTCGGAGACGATCCACAAGGAGTTCGGCGTGAGGCTCTACACAGACCCTTCTAAGGTCTACTTCAACCCCAGGCTATCATCCGAGAGGTCGAGGATCGCGAACCTCGTCAAGGACGGGGAGACGGTCATCGACATGTTCGCCGGTGTGGCCCCGTTCGGGACCGTCATCGGCAAGCTGGCACATCCCAAGGTCATCTATTCCATCGACCTCAATCCCGAGGCGGAGCGCTTCGCACGCATCAACGCCGAGAAGAACCACATCGACTGCCTCGTTCCCATGACCGGCGACTCGTCGAAGCTCATCTATGACCTGCCGATGGCGGACAGGGTCATAATGAACCTACCGCAGATCGCGGACAGGTTCCTGGGCTTCGCCATGGACAGGATGAATCATGGCGCCGTCGCCCACATGTACAAGATCATCGAGAGGGCGGAGTTCCCTCGGTTCTGCGATGGCCTTTCGGAAGAGATGGAGAAAAGAGGACACCGCATCGAGATACACAGCTCGCAGCTGAAGACATACTCCCCGACCATGAGCGTGTACTCGATGGATGTCGTGAAACTGTGA
- a CDS encoding iron ABC transporter substrate-binding protein — MKVVLSLVLVFIGITLAVVFTPQVESAYAQGIILDFGDYDIYYLGIDDEDENAIDSVNKLCDYYSMSITWNGNQISKISKEYIDYPESGSTATWKLYINEKDTIGWKLFDGSAEKLHIGDYSAVCWGLCEKDEEPTPGVDAMGICFYGYGQSYRIVSLAPSCTETIAASGAGNIIVGADEFSNYPLYIKQAMESGAIVSVGGYTNPSYEVIAQLNPDIVIGVADQSTHRSVIEKMRAHGVHCLATYTGDSIKTIMDNTYMIGAAMNYQLKSTQTMQQIEDALEILDAELSSGLSHRSDVMISLSTSKSPWVAGGNTYASDVISRALCNNIYSSETGWAMVNSETVPSRDPEYIIVVSSDYGNTDEDYNNMISSLSAEWRNTTAFKQGNIFLLTGGATDLASRPSTRIAQFTELMCRMIQPEIFNDINLPHHIGDDYKDYLTITKELGFDT; from the coding sequence ATGAAAGTTGTTTTGAGCCTTGTTCTGGTCTTCATTGGAATAACTTTAGCGGTAGTTTTCACACCACAAGTGGAGTCGGCGTACGCACAGGGAATCATCCTAGATTTCGGGGATTATGACATTTACTATCTCGGTATTGATGATGAGGATGAGAACGCAATCGATTCCGTCAACAAACTCTGCGACTACTATTCCATGTCGATAACATGGAACGGGAACCAGATCTCAAAGATTTCCAAGGAATATATTGATTATCCAGAATCAGGAAGCACAGCAACCTGGAAACTGTATATCAACGAAAAGGACACTATCGGTTGGAAACTGTTCGATGGATCCGCTGAAAAGCTCCACATCGGTGATTACTCGGCAGTTTGCTGGGGGCTCTGCGAAAAGGATGAGGAACCTACACCTGGCGTAGATGCCATGGGGATCTGCTTCTACGGTTACGGACAAAGCTACCGCATTGTATCACTAGCACCGTCCTGTACCGAGACGATAGCCGCTTCAGGCGCTGGTAATATCATAGTCGGCGCCGATGAATTCAGCAATTATCCGCTCTACATCAAACAAGCAATGGAGTCGGGTGCTATCGTTTCAGTTGGAGGGTACACCAATCCCAGTTACGAAGTGATAGCACAATTGAATCCGGATATTGTTATAGGCGTTGCCGACCAGTCTACACATCGCTCAGTAATAGAAAAGATGAGGGCCCACGGGGTCCACTGTCTAGCCACCTACACGGGTGACAGCATCAAGACAATCATGGACAATACGTACATGATCGGTGCGGCAATGAACTATCAGCTCAAATCCACACAGACCATGCAACAGATCGAGGATGCACTGGAAATACTGGATGCAGAACTATCTTCCGGATTATCGCACAGATCTGATGTTATGATCTCCCTTTCAACCTCCAAATCACCCTGGGTGGCAGGAGGCAATACTTACGCTTCTGATGTAATAAGTCGCGCGTTGTGTAATAATATATACTCATCAGAAACAGGATGGGCGATGGTCAACAGTGAAACTGTTCCCTCGCGCGATCCTGAATATATCATCGTAGTTTCGTCTGATTACGGTAATACAGATGAAGACTACAATAACATGATCTCCTCCCTCTCTGCAGAATGGAGGAATACAACTGCCTTCAAACAAGGTAACATCTTTTTGCTCACCGGAGGGGCCACAGATTTAGCATCTCGTCCTTCCACACGCATAGCACAATTCACAGAACTCATGTGCAGGATGATCCAACCAGAAATCTTCAACGATATCAATCTACCTCATCACATCGGTGACGATTACAAGGATTACCTGACGATAACGAAAGAATTGGGGTTCGACACATGA
- a CDS encoding iron ABC transporter permease protein: MKQNTVLKTSALVAILVVTSLFLFVPELDADGAYILIDKGDGDTYWYSGTTETVADSFSTAAQSLGLDLNIDGSKITVDGVSSITIGSQTVSWRIYQWGDGWVDVTSSIDMSSAPTSSMAIGLYPAGTTPTETPAFMDSWTQVRGNASMTGIQNANLDSEKTMENVLAWSRGDNDYITGCVLVAREHVYGFFNGGYMNTQSTPALFCFNRFTGETEWIVNVPAGVGYETMSGCIVGDYYYLPTSYGYIYRIPLDNPGEASYYVQMSSRLMVDEDKMPSVTSVKYKATGEGTYHDAPLEIMDTNAFDIPVSIGSTYDIQISDSSRTYNGTLTVNNEDALGVKITGNTEEDKSLIGDYSSRISYSYSEVTKTFISKTRSPNMEGRTIYNTGPASITYYGGALFFGTSSGYTYALDLDLNTLWKTDVRSQNYYDSVMICDDRVFVGTYSGKLYALDVSTGEIKASVTAASYPSTVYGDGGRVCTPVKVDDILFFSSSDGLGMNSTQGGFSAYTFKNDSFTKIMSNTDYGQASTYMTVVINTEFKGVYFTTDYGLMRLSTDMQLEIINEKMTGVRASPVLVNGDTLLMQDYAYAKNNVGGQMYRVTLDGTIEGQYQRPSEVDQWTMSPITAIGEYLYGGTDNGFFILEGKMPEVKDDSGTGGINPLWIALAIIAVIINILLIISFFLAKKSNMSTGKYIESKFSRISGFHNDSMSKTQANKRRLLFVLILGIIIMLIMFICCLAYGPSMSLSPIDAFSNLISAIQKGGEGLTLSELVVYESRLPRAIAAIAVGLGLAVAGCIYQAVIRNPMVDPYIMGVSSGAGTFAVAAIASGFTFFGLLDNSEFMIPVLAIVGGLLAFGLTMLLASKAGNTATGYVLAGVVIGLAFTSIQTVILTTSDSEKLHSAISWLYGSFTSVDWGTVWLIFFPALFLSLTFLIWAKELNLVLLGDDNAQQMGLNVKKFDALMLILASVLTSVCVAFVGIIGFVGLVVPHICRMILGGDHRLVLPASMVLGAALMLLADLLARMLMIPLELPVGAITTVVGVPLFAYLLIKRGRMYNG, from the coding sequence ATGAAACAGAACACGGTTCTAAAGACCTCTGCTTTGGTAGCGATCCTCGTGGTAACATCTCTCTTCCTGTTCGTGCCAGAGTTGGATGCAGATGGTGCATACATCCTCATCGACAAAGGAGACGGAGACACCTATTGGTATTCCGGAACCACAGAGACAGTCGCTGATTCATTCAGTACGGCCGCCCAATCCCTGGGATTGGACCTGAACATCGACGGTTCTAAAATAACTGTTGACGGAGTATCTTCGATTACCATCGGAAGCCAAACCGTATCCTGGAGAATCTATCAGTGGGGGGATGGATGGGTCGACGTCACATCTTCTATCGATATGAGCTCCGCGCCCACATCATCCATGGCCATCGGGTTGTATCCCGCGGGCACAACCCCTACCGAGACGCCCGCGTTCATGGACTCATGGACCCAGGTCCGCGGAAACGCCTCAATGACAGGTATACAGAATGCCAATCTGGATTCCGAGAAGACAATGGAGAACGTACTAGCATGGTCAAGAGGGGATAACGACTACATCACCGGTTGCGTACTCGTGGCCCGTGAGCATGTCTATGGATTCTTCAACGGCGGATACATGAACACCCAAAGTACCCCTGCATTGTTCTGCTTCAACAGATTTACGGGAGAGACAGAGTGGATCGTTAACGTTCCTGCAGGAGTCGGATATGAGACCATGTCAGGCTGTATAGTCGGCGATTACTACTATCTCCCGACCAGTTACGGATACATCTACAGGATTCCACTGGATAACCCAGGTGAGGCCTCATACTATGTCCAGATGTCCTCAAGGCTCATGGTAGATGAGGACAAGATGCCTTCAGTGACTTCCGTGAAATATAAGGCAACAGGGGAAGGCACCTACCATGATGCCCCTCTGGAGATTATGGACACTAACGCTTTCGATATACCAGTCAGCATCGGATCTACCTATGACATCCAGATATCGGATAGTAGCAGAACCTACAACGGGACATTAACCGTCAACAACGAAGATGCACTCGGGGTAAAAATAACCGGAAATACCGAAGAAGACAAGAGTCTCATCGGAGACTACTCCTCTCGCATAAGCTATTCGTATTCCGAAGTTACAAAGACATTCATCTCGAAGACCAGATCCCCGAACATGGAAGGGCGCACGATATACAACACTGGGCCCGCTTCCATCACATACTACGGGGGCGCACTGTTCTTCGGCACCAGTTCAGGATACACCTATGCCCTGGATTTGGATCTAAATACCCTGTGGAAGACCGACGTTAGGAGTCAAAACTACTACGATTCTGTCATGATTTGTGATGACAGAGTATTCGTGGGAACTTACAGCGGAAAACTGTACGCATTAGATGTCTCCACTGGAGAGATCAAAGCATCGGTAACAGCAGCCTCCTACCCATCCACCGTCTACGGTGACGGAGGAAGAGTCTGCACGCCTGTGAAAGTGGATGACATTCTATTCTTCTCATCATCCGACGGATTAGGGATGAACAGTACCCAGGGAGGATTCTCTGCATACACATTCAAAAACGATTCGTTCACGAAGATCATGTCCAACACCGACTATGGTCAAGCCTCAACATACATGACAGTAGTGATAAATACTGAATTCAAAGGAGTCTACTTTACCACAGATTACGGTCTGATGAGACTGTCCACCGATATGCAACTCGAGATCATCAATGAGAAGATGACGGGAGTACGTGCATCCCCAGTGCTTGTCAACGGCGATACTCTCCTAATGCAGGATTACGCCTATGCCAAGAACAACGTGGGCGGACAGATGTACAGAGTGACCCTCGATGGTACAATCGAAGGACAATACCAGAGGCCCAGTGAGGTGGATCAGTGGACTATGAGCCCAATCACGGCCATAGGCGAGTACCTGTACGGCGGAACAGATAATGGGTTCTTCATACTGGAAGGGAAAATGCCCGAAGTCAAAGATGATTCGGGCACCGGAGGGATCAATCCTCTATGGATTGCTTTGGCGATAATCGCAGTTATAATCAACATACTGCTCATCATAAGCTTCTTCCTAGCCAAGAAGAGCAACATGTCGACGGGAAAATACATCGAATCAAAATTCTCGAGGATCAGCGGATTCCACAACGACTCCATGTCAAAGACGCAGGCAAACAAACGTCGTCTATTGTTCGTCCTGATACTTGGAATCATAATCATGCTTATCATGTTCATATGCTGTCTGGCATATGGGCCTTCGATGAGCCTCTCGCCCATAGATGCTTTCTCCAATCTGATATCCGCTATACAAAAAGGTGGAGAAGGATTGACTCTGTCCGAACTTGTTGTGTACGAATCGCGTCTACCTCGTGCGATAGCCGCGATTGCCGTAGGACTGGGATTAGCAGTAGCCGGTTGCATATATCAAGCTGTCATCCGTAACCCGATGGTGGACCCGTACATAATGGGTGTTTCATCCGGAGCAGGAACCTTCGCGGTTGCTGCCATAGCGAGCGGATTCACATTCTTTGGACTTCTGGATAACTCTGAATTCATGATTCCTGTCCTCGCGATTGTCGGTGGACTGCTCGCGTTTGGACTCACCATGCTTCTTGCCTCCAAGGCAGGGAACACGGCCACAGGGTATGTGCTTGCAGGAGTTGTTATCGGATTGGCGTTCACATCAATCCAGACGGTCATTTTGACAACATCTGATTCGGAAAAGCTCCACAGTGCGATATCTTGGCTGTACGGAAGCTTCACCAGTGTCGATTGGGGAACCGTTTGGCTGATATTCTTCCCTGCACTGTTCCTATCACTGACTTTCTTGATCTGGGCCAAGGAGCTGAATCTTGTTCTTCTGGGCGACGATAACGCACAACAAATGGGTCTGAATGTCAAAAAATTCGATGCCCTGATGCTCATACTTGCATCGGTCCTGACATCTGTCTGCGTCGCATTTGTGGGAATCATCGGATTTGTAGGACTGGTCGTTCCTCACATCTGCCGTATGATCTTGGGAGGAGATCACAGGCTGGTCCTACCTGCATCAATGGTCCTAGGTGCAGCATTGATGCTGCTTGCGGATCTGTTGGCAAGAATGCTAATGATCCCGTTGGAATTACCAGTCGGTGCCATCACCACTGTCGTCGGAGTACCACTGTTCGCTTATCTACTCATTAAGAGAGGGAGGATGTACAATGGATGA